Proteins found in one Pectobacterium atrosepticum genomic segment:
- a CDS encoding choline transporter, with protein sequence MPASETTTQQDRLNPVVFYTSAGLILTFSLMTMLFNKEANEWITHALNWVSATFGWYYLLAATLYIVFVIFIASSRFGSIKLGPEQSKPEFSLMSWAAMLFAAGIGIDLMFFSVAEPITQYMMPPEGQGQTMEAARQAMVWTLFHYGLTGWSMYALMGIALGYFSYRYNLPLTIRSALYPIFGKRINGPIGHSVDIAAVLGTIFGIATTLGIGVVQLNYGLKVLFQIPENLTVQASLILLSVIMATISVTSGVNRGIRFLSELNVLLALGLILFLLFWGDTEFLLNALVLNVGDYINRFTGMTLNSFAFDRPTEWMNSWTLFFWAWWVAWAPFVGLFLARISRGRTIRQFVVGTLIIPFVFTLLWLSIFGNSALYQVIHGNLDFANEVMQHPERGFYSLLAQYPGFSLSASVATITGLLFYVTSADSGSLVLGNFTSRLADINNDAPNWLRVFWSVAIGLLTLGMLMTNGVSALQNTTVIMGLPFSFVMFFIMAGLYKSLRVEDYRKASSLQTSAPMPISGDDRLNWKQRLSRVMNFPGTTHTQKMLDNVCKAAMDDVARELRLRGASVEVNTLPPVEDERLNHLELLVDLGDEQNFLYQIWPQRYSVPAFTYRARSGKSDYYRLETFLLEGSQGNDLMDYSKEQVINDILDQYERHLNFLHLNREAPGNTLTFPDA encoded by the coding sequence ATGCCAGCCTCAGAAACCACCACCCAACAGGACCGCCTGAATCCTGTCGTGTTCTACACATCAGCGGGATTAATTCTGACCTTCTCGCTGATGACGATGCTGTTTAACAAAGAAGCGAACGAATGGATTACCCATGCTCTCAACTGGGTTTCTGCCACATTTGGTTGGTACTACCTGCTAGCCGCCACGCTCTACATCGTTTTCGTCATCTTCATTGCATCGTCTCGATTTGGGTCGATTAAACTCGGACCAGAGCAATCAAAGCCTGAATTTAGCCTGATGAGCTGGGCGGCGATGCTCTTTGCGGCAGGGATCGGCATCGATTTAATGTTCTTTTCCGTCGCGGAACCTATCACGCAATATATGATGCCGCCTGAGGGACAAGGGCAGACGATGGAGGCGGCGCGGCAGGCCATGGTCTGGACATTGTTTCACTACGGACTGACGGGCTGGTCAATGTACGCGCTGATGGGGATCGCGCTGGGTTACTTCAGTTACCGGTATAATTTGCCGCTGACGATTCGCTCGGCCCTGTATCCTATCTTTGGTAAACGCATCAATGGCCCGATTGGGCACAGCGTCGATATTGCAGCCGTGCTAGGCACCATTTTCGGTATCGCTACCACGCTGGGCATCGGGGTAGTTCAGCTTAACTACGGGCTGAAAGTGCTGTTCCAAATCCCAGAGAATCTCACCGTGCAGGCTTCCCTGATCCTGCTTTCCGTGATCATGGCGACCATTTCCGTAACGTCCGGTGTCAATCGCGGCATTCGCTTCCTCTCCGAGCTTAACGTTCTGCTCGCGCTGGGTTTAATTCTCTTCCTGCTCTTTTGGGGCGATACCGAGTTTCTGTTAAACGCGCTGGTGCTTAACGTGGGGGATTACATCAATCGCTTTACGGGCATGACGCTCAACAGTTTTGCGTTCGATCGCCCGACAGAATGGATGAATAGCTGGACGCTGTTTTTCTGGGCATGGTGGGTCGCGTGGGCACCGTTTGTTGGACTGTTTCTGGCACGCATCTCACGCGGTAGAACGATTCGCCAGTTCGTCGTCGGCACGCTGATCATTCCGTTTGTCTTTACGCTGCTATGGCTCTCCATTTTCGGCAACAGTGCGCTTTATCAGGTGATCCACGGTAATCTGGACTTTGCGAATGAAGTCATGCAGCACCCGGAACGCGGATTCTACAGTCTGCTGGCACAGTACCCGGGCTTCAGCCTGAGCGCCTCTGTCGCCACCATTACTGGCTTGCTGTTTTATGTCACGTCTGCCGATTCCGGTTCACTGGTGCTGGGCAACTTTACCTCTCGCCTTGCCGACATCAACAATGATGCGCCAAACTGGCTGCGCGTTTTCTGGTCAGTCGCCATTGGCCTGCTGACCCTGGGTATGCTGATGACAAACGGCGTTTCAGCATTACAGAACACCACCGTCATCATGGGGTTACCGTTTAGCTTTGTGATGTTCTTCATTATGGCAGGGTTATATAAATCACTACGGGTTGAGGACTACCGTAAAGCCAGCTCATTACAAACATCGGCACCCATGCCAATATCAGGCGACGATCGCTTGAACTGGAAGCAGCGCCTCTCGCGCGTCATGAATTTCCCCGGCACGACGCATACACAGAAAATGCTGGATAACGTCTGTAAAGCCGCGATGGACGATGTTGCACGTGAGCTACGTCTACGAGGCGCCAGCGTTGAAGTCAACACATTGCCCCCTGTCGAAGATGAACGCTTGAACCATCTCGAACTCTTGGTTGATTTGGGTGATGAACAGAACTTTCTTTATCAGATTTGGCCACAGCGTTATAGCGTCCCAGCGTTTACCTACCGCGCCCGCTCAGGCAAATCAGATTATTACCGACTTGAAACCTTCCTGCTGGAAGGAAGCCAGGGGAATGATCTGATGGATTACAGCAAAGAACAGGTGATTAACGACATTTTGGATCAGTACGAACGACACCTGAATTTTCTTCATCTTAATCGAGAGGCACCGGGCAATACGCTGACCTTCCCTGACGCATAG
- the betI gene encoding transcriptional regulator BetI gives MPKVGMQPIRRQQLIEATLAAINDVGMHDASIVQIARRAGVSNGIISHYFRDKNGLLEATMRYLISHLGLAVKSRLLNLTENTPRARLRAIVQGNFDDSQTNSAAMKTWLAFWASSLHSPMLHRLQQVNDRRLYSNLSVEFSRCLPKDKARIAAKGVAGLIDGLWLRGALSHNVFNCEEALSITYDYIDQQLTHA, from the coding sequence GTGCCTAAAGTCGGAATGCAGCCCATCAGACGGCAGCAGCTCATCGAAGCGACGCTGGCAGCGATTAACGATGTGGGGATGCACGATGCCTCAATCGTGCAGATTGCCCGACGCGCAGGGGTGTCGAATGGAATCATCAGTCATTACTTCCGCGATAAAAATGGCTTATTGGAAGCGACGATGCGCTATCTGATTAGCCATCTGGGGTTAGCGGTGAAATCAAGATTACTGAACCTGACAGAAAATACGCCTCGTGCTCGTTTGCGGGCGATTGTTCAGGGGAATTTTGATGATAGCCAGACGAATAGCGCAGCGATGAAAACCTGGCTAGCGTTTTGGGCCAGCAGTCTGCATTCCCCCATGCTTCATCGGCTACAGCAGGTTAACGATCGGCGGCTTTACTCCAATTTGAGTGTCGAGTTCAGCCGCTGTTTGCCGAAAGACAAAGCACGCATTGCGGCAAAAGGAGTGGCGGGGCTGATCGATGGCTTGTGGCTGCGCGGTGCGCTAAGTCATAACGTCTTCAACTGTGAAGAAGCGCTGAGCATTACCTACGATTATATCGATCAGCAGCTCACTCATGCGTAA
- the phoH gene encoding phosphate starvation-inducible protein PhoH codes for MGRQKAVIKARREAKRVIRRDSRSHRQREEESVTSLVQMGGIETIGMARENRDNSVIQARTTAQEHYLSAIENKQLIFATGEAGCGKTYLSAAKAAEALIHKEVERIIVTRPVLQADEDLGFLPGDIAEKFAPYFRPVYDILLRRLGASFMQYCLRPEIAKVEIAPFAYMRGRTFENAVVILDEAQNVTVNQMKMFLTRLGENVTVIVNGDVTQCDLPSGVKSGLRDALERFVEDDMIGVVSFGKEDCVRSALCQRTLHAYG; via the coding sequence ATGGGAAGACAAAAAGCAGTGATCAAAGCTCGTCGTGAAGCAAAACGCGTTATCCGTCGTGATTCGCGTAGCCATCGTCAGCGTGAGGAAGAGTCGGTCACTTCTCTGGTACAGATGGGCGGGATTGAAACAATCGGAATGGCGCGTGAGAATCGTGATAATTCCGTTATTCAAGCCCGTACAACTGCCCAGGAACATTACTTGTCTGCGATAGAAAATAAACAGTTGATTTTTGCCACAGGTGAAGCTGGCTGCGGTAAAACGTATCTGAGCGCTGCGAAAGCGGCAGAGGCACTAATCCATAAAGAGGTTGAGCGTATTATCGTTACGCGGCCAGTATTACAGGCTGACGAAGATCTTGGCTTTTTACCTGGAGATATTGCGGAGAAATTTGCGCCTTATTTCCGCCCGGTTTACGACATACTTTTGCGTCGACTGGGAGCCTCTTTCATGCAGTACTGTTTGCGGCCGGAAATCGCCAAAGTCGAAATTGCGCCTTTTGCGTATATGCGCGGACGGACGTTTGAAAATGCGGTTGTGATTCTGGATGAGGCGCAAAACGTAACAGTGAACCAAATGAAAATGTTCCTGACGCGTTTAGGCGAAAATGTCACGGTTATCGTCAATGGTGATGTGACGCAGTGTGATTTGCCATCTGGAGTTAAATCCGGCCTGCGCGATGCACTGGAGCGTTTTGTTGAGGATGACATGATTGGCGTCGTCTCTTTCGGTAAAGAGGACTGTGTGCGTTCGGCGCTGTGCCAGCGTACGCTCCATGCCTATGGCTGA
- the betB gene encoding betaine-aldehyde dehydrogenase — MSRYGLQQLYINGAYVDSTGNDTFDAVNPANGDIIACIQSATAADVDRAVSAATAGQKVWAAMTAMERSRILRRAVDILRERNGELALLETHDTGKPLSETRTVDIVTGADVLEYYAGLIPMLEGQQIPLRDTSFVYTRREPLGVVAGIGAWNYPIQIALWKSAPALAAGNAMIFKPSEVTSLTALKLAEIYTEAGLPAGVFNVLTGTGKSVGQALTTHPGIAKVSFTGGITSGKTVMANAAGSTLKDVTMELGGKSPLIIFDDADLDKAADIAMMANFFSSGQVCTNGTRVFVPQALQTQFEEKILARVQRIRAGDPTDESVNFGPLVSFPHRESVLRYIESGKREGARVLVGGEPMTDGDYAQGAYVAPTVFTDCRDDMKIVRKEIFGPVMSILTYQDEDEVIRRANDSEYGLAAGIVTRDLNRAHRVIHQLEAGICWINTWGESPAEMPVGGYKHSGVGRENGVTTLEHYTQIKSIQVELGEFRSVF, encoded by the coding sequence ATGTCTCGCTACGGTTTACAACAGCTTTACATCAACGGTGCCTATGTCGATAGCACAGGTAACGATACGTTTGATGCCGTGAATCCTGCTAATGGCGACATTATTGCCTGTATTCAGTCTGCCACCGCCGCTGACGTTGACCGGGCGGTCAGCGCAGCCACCGCAGGGCAGAAGGTATGGGCGGCGATGACGGCGATGGAGCGTTCGCGCATTTTACGCCGTGCTGTTGATATCTTACGTGAGCGCAATGGTGAACTCGCGTTGCTTGAGACGCACGATACCGGCAAGCCGCTTTCAGAAACGCGTACCGTCGATATCGTGACCGGCGCCGATGTTTTGGAGTATTACGCGGGGTTGATTCCTATGCTGGAAGGTCAACAGATCCCGCTGCGCGATACCTCGTTTGTTTATACACGTCGTGAACCGCTTGGTGTTGTCGCCGGTATCGGTGCCTGGAACTATCCCATTCAGATCGCGTTGTGGAAATCGGCGCCCGCGCTGGCGGCAGGCAACGCAATGATCTTCAAACCCAGTGAAGTCACGTCGCTCACCGCGCTGAAGCTGGCGGAAATTTACACCGAAGCTGGGTTGCCGGCAGGTGTATTTAACGTGCTGACGGGAACAGGGAAATCCGTTGGTCAGGCGCTGACCACACACCCTGGCATTGCCAAGGTCTCTTTCACTGGCGGTATCACCAGCGGGAAAACGGTCATGGCCAATGCCGCAGGCTCGACGCTGAAAGACGTCACGATGGAGCTGGGGGGGAAATCGCCGCTGATTATTTTTGATGATGCCGATCTTGATAAGGCGGCGGACATTGCCATGATGGCGAATTTTTTCAGCTCAGGGCAGGTGTGCACTAACGGCACGCGCGTCTTTGTACCACAGGCATTGCAGACGCAGTTTGAGGAAAAAATCCTGGCACGTGTTCAGCGAATTCGCGCTGGCGATCCTACCGATGAATCGGTGAATTTTGGACCACTGGTCAGTTTCCCGCATAGAGAGTCCGTTCTGCGTTACATCGAAAGCGGAAAACGAGAGGGCGCTCGCGTGCTGGTGGGCGGTGAACCTATGACAGATGGTGACTATGCACAAGGCGCATACGTTGCCCCTACGGTGTTCACTGACTGCCGGGATGACATGAAGATTGTCCGAAAGGAAATTTTTGGTCCGGTCATGAGTATTCTGACGTATCAGGACGAGGATGAGGTTATCCGCCGCGCCAATGATAGTGAGTATGGGCTAGCGGCTGGCATTGTAACCCGCGATCTAAATCGAGCGCATCGGGTTATTCATCAGCTTGAGGCGGGGATTTGTTGGATCAACACCTGGGGAGAATCTCCGGCCGAAATGCCTGTGGGCGGCTACAAACATTCGGGTGTCGGACGTGAAAACGGCGTAACAACGTTGGAACACTACACGCAAATTAAATCTATACAGGTTGAACTGGGTGAATTCCGCTCGGTATTTTAA